A stretch of the Aneurinibacillus migulanus genome encodes the following:
- a CDS encoding ABC transporter ATP-binding protein, which produces MANTPLLKVDNVGIQFGGLKAVSGVNAELYQGELIGLIGPNGAGKTTFFNLLTGVYVPTEGQILFGGEKLNGLAPYQITRKGISRTFQNIRLFGDLSVLDNVKVAYHSLAKHSILSSILRLPSHFSGEKEMEEKAVEFLKIFNLDGLKYEMAKNLPYGQQRRLEIARALAAHPKLLLLDEPAAGMNPQETKELMDLIAFIRKEFNLTILLIEHDMPLVMGVCERIYVLDHGQLIAQGSPEDIRNNPKVIEAYLGEEVS; this is translated from the coding sequence ATGGCAAACACACCGCTGCTTAAAGTAGACAACGTTGGCATACAATTTGGCGGATTGAAAGCCGTATCCGGTGTCAATGCAGAATTGTACCAGGGAGAGCTTATCGGGCTTATCGGTCCGAACGGAGCGGGTAAGACGACGTTCTTCAATTTGCTTACTGGCGTATACGTGCCGACGGAAGGACAGATTCTGTTTGGCGGTGAGAAGTTGAACGGATTAGCGCCATATCAGATTACACGTAAAGGCATTAGCCGGACATTCCAGAACATTCGGCTGTTCGGCGACTTATCGGTGCTCGACAATGTAAAGGTCGCATATCATTCATTGGCCAAGCACTCGATCCTGAGCTCGATTCTGCGTCTGCCCTCCCATTTCTCCGGAGAGAAAGAGATGGAAGAAAAAGCAGTTGAATTCCTCAAGATTTTTAACCTGGATGGCTTGAAGTATGAGATGGCTAAAAACCTTCCATACGGACAACAGCGCCGGCTTGAGATAGCCCGGGCATTAGCGGCGCATCCGAAATTATTGTTGCTTGACGAACCAGCAGCAGGCATGAATCCACAGGAAACGAAAGAATTAATGGACCTGATTGCTTTTATCCGCAAAGAATTCAACCTGACGATTCTGCTCATCGAGCATGACATGCCGCTTGTCATGGGGGTATGCGAGCGAATTTATGTGCTTGATCATGGACAATTAATCGCGCAAGGCTCGCCGGAGGATATTCGAAACAATCCGAAGGTTATCGAAGCGTATCTCGGCGAGGAGGTTTCTTAA
- a CDS encoding ABC transporter ATP-binding protein, whose amino-acid sequence MLKVEEINVYYGNIQALKGVSLEIHQGEIVTLIGANGAGKSTLLKAISGLLKPKQGSITYMDQSIGGKAAQAIVKQGISHVPEGRRVFANMTVEENLELGAFLRKDKDGIRQDFERVYELFPRLLERRKQLSGTLSGGEQQMLAMGRALMARPKLLLLDEPSMGLAPLLVKTIFRIIEEINQTGTTILLVEQNANMALSIANRAYVIETGRVVLSGTASELNESDQIKMAYLGGH is encoded by the coding sequence ATGTTAAAAGTAGAAGAAATCAATGTATATTACGGCAATATTCAAGCATTGAAAGGCGTATCGCTTGAGATTCATCAAGGAGAAATCGTAACGCTAATCGGCGCGAATGGAGCAGGAAAAAGTACGCTGCTCAAAGCGATTTCCGGTCTGTTGAAGCCAAAGCAAGGGAGCATTACCTACATGGATCAGTCTATTGGAGGTAAAGCGGCGCAGGCGATCGTAAAGCAAGGTATTTCTCATGTGCCGGAAGGCCGCCGTGTCTTTGCGAATATGACGGTAGAAGAGAACCTTGAATTGGGTGCATTCCTGCGCAAAGATAAAGACGGTATCCGCCAGGATTTTGAGAGAGTATATGAGCTGTTCCCACGTTTGCTGGAACGTCGCAAACAGCTGTCGGGCACGCTTTCCGGCGGGGAACAACAGATGCTGGCAATGGGCCGGGCATTAATGGCGCGTCCGAAGCTTCTGCTGCTGGACGAGCCTTCGATGGGACTGGCGCCGTTGCTTGTAAAGACCATCTTCCGTATCATTGAAGAGATCAATCAGACAGGCACAACGATCCTGCTCGTTGAACAAAATGCAAATATGGCACTTTCCATCGCCAATCGTGCGTATGTTATCGAAACCGGACGTGTCGTTCTTTCTGGAACAGCCAGTGAATTGAACGAGAGCGATCAAATAAAAATGGCATATCTTGGCGGACACTAG
- a CDS encoding DUF3048 domain-containing protein, whose translation MIYKKTAALLLSVALAATAAGCSNQAEPPPVPAGNNQVVPVQKAQTQVPEITAPLTGLPVEMQSTDRVVMVMINNHSKARPQSGLDQADMVYEMLEEGLITRFMAFYQSHSPETVGPVRSIRPYNIEIGQGFDAIMSHAGGSVAALSIIRNGNYADMDEIYAYPKAYWRDKSRKAPHNLYTSIEKLRKGASEKGYNLGGDVPVFSFMKEGDVVQGEPGTKISVRYSKRNTAGYEYDPNTKQYMRLTAGKPHMDKETGKQLTATNVLVIAAQHRTLDGEGRLEIDTIGPGEGYLFQRGQALKVTWERRDGAIRAYQNGVELPLYPGTTWVNVVPTTPSFAEHLTFE comes from the coding sequence ATGATATACAAGAAAACAGCCGCATTGTTGCTATCAGTCGCGCTTGCCGCAACGGCCGCAGGATGCAGTAATCAAGCCGAACCGCCGCCCGTTCCTGCCGGAAATAATCAGGTCGTTCCGGTACAAAAAGCGCAAACCCAGGTGCCGGAAATAACAGCGCCACTGACTGGCTTGCCGGTGGAGATGCAGAGTACAGATCGGGTCGTTATGGTTATGATCAATAACCATTCCAAGGCAAGGCCCCAATCGGGTCTGGACCAAGCAGATATGGTATATGAGATGCTGGAAGAAGGATTAATTACCCGTTTTATGGCATTCTATCAAAGCCATTCGCCGGAGACTGTCGGTCCCGTGCGTAGCATTCGTCCTTATAATATCGAGATTGGACAAGGGTTTGACGCTATTATGTCCCATGCTGGCGGCAGCGTCGCTGCGTTGAGCATTATTCGCAATGGAAACTACGCGGACATGGATGAGATTTATGCTTATCCGAAAGCGTACTGGCGCGACAAATCGCGTAAGGCGCCGCACAATCTGTATACAAGCATTGAAAAGCTACGTAAGGGAGCATCAGAAAAAGGCTACAACCTGGGTGGAGACGTGCCTGTATTCTCATTTATGAAAGAAGGGGATGTCGTACAAGGGGAACCGGGAACCAAGATAAGTGTTCGCTATTCCAAACGAAATACGGCCGGATACGAGTATGATCCGAATACAAAACAATATATGAGGCTCACGGCAGGCAAACCACATATGGATAAAGAGACGGGAAAACAGTTGACTGCTACCAATGTGCTTGTCATTGCGGCACAGCACCGTACGCTTGATGGTGAAGGTCGTCTGGAAATTGATACCATAGGGCCGGGCGAAGGCTATCTCTTCCAACGAGGGCAGGCGCTGAAGGTGACATGGGAGCGTAGAGATGGAGCGATTCGCGCCTATCAGAACGGCGTTGAGTTGCCACTGTATCCAGGTACGACCTGGGTGAATGTTGTTCCGACTACGCCTTCGTTTGCTGAGCACCTGACGTTTGAATAA
- a CDS encoding YerC/YecD family TrpR-related protein, producing MQLDKIKGKELEQLFEVILSLDSMEDCYLFFDDLCTVNEMKSMAQRLEVARMLRDKQTYSQIEEETGASTATISRVKRCLNYGNGGYMAALDRLGDKKKG from the coding sequence GTGCAATTGGATAAAATCAAAGGCAAAGAGCTGGAACAGCTATTCGAAGTGATTCTGTCATTGGACTCGATGGAAGATTGTTATTTATTCTTTGATGATTTATGTACGGTAAATGAAATGAAGTCGATGGCGCAGCGCCTGGAAGTGGCACGTATGCTGCGCGACAAGCAAACATACAGTCAGATTGAAGAAGAGACCGGTGCAAGCACGGCGACCATCTCCCGCGTAAAACGCTGCCTCAACTATGGCAATGGCGGATATATGGCGGCGCTGGACCGACTGGGCGATAAGAAAAAAGGATAA
- the pcrB gene encoding heptaprenylglyceryl phosphate synthase encodes MDMDKWRHVFKLDPDKEIDDGTLESVCESGTDAIIVGGTTNITFDNTIDLLSRIRRYAVPCALEVSDVDAIVPGFDAYFIPLVLNAQNPEWIFNMHVKGLEEHGPFIKWDEVFVEGYVVGNEDSAVAKLTESRTNITEEGMKAYARLADQMLKLPILYIEFSGSYGNPALVQAAQKVVHNSRIFYGGGIRSVEQAIEMAQWADTVIIGNIIYEDVTQALATVEAVKSVGR; translated from the coding sequence ATGGATATGGACAAATGGAGACACGTGTTTAAACTGGACCCCGATAAAGAAATAGATGATGGAACGCTTGAGTCCGTATGCGAATCAGGTACCGACGCCATCATCGTCGGAGGTACAACAAATATAACGTTTGACAATACGATTGATTTGTTGAGTCGGATCCGTCGGTATGCCGTACCTTGTGCATTGGAGGTCTCCGATGTAGACGCTATTGTGCCGGGGTTTGACGCATACTTTATTCCGTTGGTGCTAAACGCACAGAATCCGGAATGGATTTTCAATATGCATGTAAAAGGATTAGAAGAACATGGTCCGTTTATTAAATGGGATGAAGTGTTTGTGGAAGGATATGTGGTCGGTAATGAAGATTCGGCGGTAGCAAAGCTGACCGAAAGCCGCACCAATATTACGGAGGAAGGGATGAAAGCGTACGCCCGCCTCGCAGATCAGATGCTGAAACTTCCCATTCTTTATATTGAATTCAGCGGGAGCTATGGAAACCCCGCCCTTGTACAGGCGGCGCAGAAGGTCGTGCATAACAGCCGAATTTTCTACGGTGGAGGAATCCGCAGTGTGGAACAGGCGATAGAAATGGCACAGTGGGCTGACACTGTTATAATTGGAAATATCATTTATGAAGATGTAACACAAGCGTTGGCTACAGTGGAGGCCGTTAAGTCTGTCGGAAGATAA